A portion of the Streptomyces erythrochromogenes genome contains these proteins:
- a CDS encoding response regulator transcription factor: MTATTTSQASTSTGNHTALVRPDGGPCRVLVVDDEASLSELLSMALRYEGCEVRSAGDGAGALRAARGFRPDVVVLDVMLPDMDGLTVLGQLRREIPQVPVLFLTAKDSVEDRIAGLTAGGDDYVTKPFSLEEVVARLRGLVRRSGAAQAARGGSVLTVGDLRLDEDSHEVVRGGQDVHLTATEFELLRYLMRNPRRVLSKAQILDRVWSYDFGGQANVVELYISYLRRKLESGLGLPSMIHTRRGAGYLIKPAE; this comes from the coding sequence ATGACTGCGACGACCACCTCCCAAGCGTCCACGTCCACCGGCAACCACACGGCCCTGGTTCGGCCCGACGGCGGGCCCTGCCGGGTGCTCGTCGTCGACGACGAGGCCTCGCTCTCCGAGCTGCTGTCCATGGCCCTGCGCTACGAAGGCTGCGAGGTCCGCAGCGCCGGCGACGGCGCCGGGGCGCTGCGGGCAGCGCGCGGCTTCCGCCCGGACGTGGTCGTCCTCGACGTCATGCTTCCCGACATGGACGGTCTCACCGTCCTCGGGCAGCTGCGCCGGGAGATCCCCCAGGTCCCCGTCTTGTTCCTGACCGCCAAGGACTCCGTGGAGGACCGGATCGCCGGCCTCACCGCGGGCGGCGACGACTACGTCACCAAGCCCTTCAGCCTGGAGGAGGTCGTGGCCCGGCTGCGCGGCCTGGTGCGGCGTTCCGGCGCGGCACAGGCGGCGCGCGGCGGCTCGGTGCTGACCGTCGGCGATCTGCGCCTCGACGAGGACAGCCACGAGGTGGTGCGGGGCGGCCAGGACGTCCACCTGACCGCCACCGAGTTCGAGCTGCTGCGCTACCTGATGCGCAATCCGCGGCGCGTGCTGAGCAAGGCGCAGATCCTGGACCGGGTCTGGTCCTACGACTTCGGCGGCCAGGCCAACGTGGTCGAGCTCTACATCTCCTACCTGCGCCGCAAGTTGGAGAGCGGCCTCGGCCTGCCCTCGATGATCCACACCCGGCGCGGCGCCGGCTACCTGATCAAGCCGGCCGAGTAG
- a CDS encoding Lrp/AsnC family transcriptional regulator: protein MDDIDRALVLRLQQDAGQSYAALGTAVGLSAGATHERVRKLRERGVIRRTTIDVDPAAVGSGVLAYVMVDSNAWMGESADDFAAIPEIQEAHIIAGSASVLVKVRTASTEQLQDVLRRLYAINGVSGTHATVVLDTFFERPLPL from the coding sequence GTGGACGACATCGACCGGGCGCTCGTCCTGCGCCTGCAGCAGGACGCCGGGCAGTCCTACGCGGCTCTCGGCACGGCCGTCGGGCTTTCGGCCGGGGCCACCCACGAGCGCGTACGCAAACTGCGCGAGCGCGGGGTGATCCGGCGGACCACCATCGACGTCGACCCGGCGGCGGTCGGCAGCGGGGTTCTCGCCTACGTGATGGTCGACTCCAACGCGTGGATGGGCGAGTCCGCGGACGACTTCGCCGCGATCCCGGAGATCCAGGAGGCGCACATCATCGCGGGCAGCGCGTCGGTGCTGGTGAAGGTGCGCACGGCGTCGACCGAGCAGCTGCAGGACGTCCTGCGCCGCCTCTACGCCATCAACGGCGTCAGCGGTACGCACGCGACCGTCGTGCTGGACACCTTCTTCGAGCGACCGCTCCCCCTGTGA
- a CDS encoding SSI family serine proteinase inhibitor — protein MLRLAAFAVTSALATAAAGPLPPLPLGQLLAAPDRLTMTMADTGNRQLDREYKLECGPVGGDHPEAEGACARLDQFAAEGRNPFVPVPPDQICTKQYGGPATARVTGTWNGHKVNATFRRTDGCEIKRWDELEPLLPSGRS, from the coding sequence ATGCTGCGTCTCGCCGCCTTCGCCGTCACCTCGGCCCTGGCCACCGCGGCCGCCGGGCCGCTGCCCCCACTGCCCCTGGGACAGCTGCTCGCCGCACCCGACCGGCTGACCATGACCATGGCCGACACCGGCAACCGTCAGCTGGACCGCGAGTACAAGCTCGAATGCGGCCCCGTCGGCGGCGACCACCCGGAGGCCGAGGGCGCCTGCGCGCGGCTGGACCAGTTCGCCGCAGAGGGGCGAAACCCCTTCGTCCCCGTCCCCCCGGACCAGATCTGCACCAAGCAGTACGGCGGACCCGCCACCGCCCGTGTCACCGGAACGTGGAACGGACACAAGGTGAACGCCACCTTCCGCCGGACGGACGGATGCGAAATCAAGCGCTGGGACGAGTTGGAACCTCTGCTTCCGAGTGGGCGTTCCTGA
- a CDS encoding amidohydrolase family protein: MSRPSSGATALSATADAVRAFRERLGLPGLVDVHTHFMPERVLDKVWDYFDAIGPLTGVEWPITYRHEEEQRVALLREFGVRAFTSMLYPHKPEMAAWLNAWSAEFAARTPDCLHTATFFPEEGVDAYVRQAVESGARIFKAHLQVGGYDPNDDLLDPVWGLLAEAGIPTVIHCGSGPVPGKYTGPDPVARLLARHPRLPLVVAHMGMPEYADFLDLADRHPAVRLDTTMAFTDFSERFSGFPPADLGRLADLGDRILFGTDFPNIPYPYEHQLAALERLGLGDDWLRAVCHDNGARLFRLDG, from the coding sequence ATGTCGCGACCGTCGAGCGGAGCCACGGCTTTGTCCGCAACGGCTGATGCGGTCCGTGCCTTCCGGGAGCGGCTCGGGCTGCCCGGACTGGTAGACGTCCACACGCACTTCATGCCCGAGCGGGTCCTGGACAAGGTGTGGGACTACTTCGACGCGATCGGCCCGCTGACCGGCGTCGAGTGGCCCATCACCTACCGGCACGAGGAGGAGCAGCGCGTCGCGCTCCTGCGGGAGTTCGGGGTACGGGCCTTCACCTCCATGCTCTACCCGCACAAACCGGAGATGGCCGCCTGGCTCAACGCCTGGTCCGCCGAGTTCGCGGCCCGCACCCCGGACTGCCTGCACACCGCGACCTTCTTCCCGGAGGAGGGCGTGGACGCGTACGTCCGCCAGGCCGTGGAGTCGGGTGCGCGGATCTTCAAGGCACACCTCCAGGTCGGCGGCTACGACCCGAACGACGATCTGCTCGACCCCGTCTGGGGCCTGCTGGCCGAGGCCGGCATCCCCACCGTGATCCACTGCGGCTCCGGTCCCGTCCCCGGCAAGTACACGGGCCCCGACCCGGTCGCCCGGCTGTTGGCCCGCCATCCGCGGCTGCCGCTGGTCGTCGCCCACATGGGCATGCCCGAGTACGCAGACTTCCTCGACCTTGCCGACCGCCACCCGGCGGTGCGCCTCGACACGACCATGGCCTTCACCGACTTCTCCGAGCGGTTCAGCGGCTTCCCGCCGGCGGATCTCGGACGGCTCGCGGACCTCGGCGACCGGATCCTGTTCGGGACCGACTTCCCGAACATCCCCTACCCGTACGAGCACCAGCTCGCCGCCCTCGAACGACTGGGCCTGGGCGACGACTGGCTGCGGGCGGTCTGCCACGACAACGGCGCCCGGCTGTTCCGTCTCGACGGCTGA
- a CDS encoding response regulator: MSSRPSRGAARLAAILDALPDALLLVNANGTVVNANSIALEVMESPGTGLVGRGVLDLLPEFDSKLIPGSMRRPGEDEGGRTKPKRMVARRTDGSEFPVEVTSAHLDGRDAYREPQPAYTGDELLMLVVRDLSQTVDTEAELARSQRQTEMILRAAAEGVVGTDTDGRVVLVNPAAAQILGYRATDLGNRELHGLVQHSRADGSPFPFEESPLADTLRSGRKHRVRGQVLWNKAGQPVAVDLTTSPVRDGEQLVGAVMTFTDRRPYDALAARHAQLIAVLGDSLRGPLDELRGELATLAADDAGQLWPEANQLLHHLAAGYSRMTTLVDNVLGFQRLDSGRDKLSKKKVLINGVVTAGVDGAIELIGPGRAQFAVHAPTIEAEVDAERISTALAHLVADVAGVDATGKTRQGSGYSDSTIVVAAAQRGDVVRIEVRGPYEGGNPVHEPIVRGIVAAHGGVLQTVEVPGAPGGAYVLELPLGAGAGTVTLPEPPEEPPAGTGPDGAGTAAGAAPGKVSGGRRARRGVDAFLEDETPGPEAAQAGQGGGALALPSGRRRAGEAAPQAGPELAQSPVNPAGLGTGRRRGRAGDDSGQSGGPESQGRPVQPQGTAMPALPPVPAVPPVPVTDHPAGRRRALGPAGPVQPGGPVPATGLGPTPAPARPIAPEGGFALPAGPAPVPPAAQVPAEAGPAAAASEGQPGPDAAAPAGRRGRRALGAPGAEPEAPAAPSDAPAENPTGRRRALSGAPAWPVPAARTAAEDDGAPGQAAVPGARQPQDTPAQGQAAQPISVRALGTLGQGIAVDPAGAVPATSSGSGRRRRLAEPSPQGRAFAIGAPEAGSDEGPEPLDGPGGAVEVVNRPVPQPVDDELPPEPLDNPRRLLVWPAPDVQTQQALSDRGYRPVVVHSREEVDAQIAAFPAALFVDPLTGPITRTALQSLRQAAVAAEVPVLVTAGLGHATREAAYGADPAVLLKALAPRDSEQHPSRVLLIEEHDEIATALTAALERRGMQVARAGADTDAVELATRMRPNLVVMDLMQVRRRRAGIVDWLRANGQLNRTPLVVYTATGIDPAELPRLASGESVLFLAERATTTDVQGRIVDLLAKIGTN; encoded by the coding sequence GTGAGCAGCAGGCCATCCCGAGGCGCTGCTCGCCTCGCAGCAATACTCGACGCCCTTCCGGACGCGCTGTTGCTCGTCAACGCCAACGGCACGGTCGTCAACGCCAATTCGATCGCGCTCGAGGTCATGGAGAGCCCCGGCACCGGTCTGGTCGGCCGGGGCGTGCTCGACCTCCTGCCCGAGTTCGACTCCAAGCTGATCCCCGGCTCCATGCGCCGGCCGGGCGAGGACGAGGGCGGCCGTACCAAACCCAAGCGGATGGTCGCCCGCCGCACCGACGGCTCCGAGTTCCCCGTCGAGGTCACCAGCGCCCACCTCGACGGCCGCGACGCCTACCGCGAGCCGCAACCCGCCTACACCGGTGACGAGCTGCTGATGCTCGTGGTCCGGGACCTCTCCCAGACCGTCGACACCGAGGCCGAGCTGGCCCGCTCCCAGCGGCAGACCGAGATGATCCTGCGCGCCGCCGCCGAGGGCGTCGTGGGCACCGACACCGACGGACGCGTGGTGCTGGTCAACCCGGCGGCCGCCCAGATCCTCGGTTACCGCGCCACCGACCTCGGCAACCGCGAACTGCACGGCCTGGTCCAGCACTCCCGCGCCGACGGCTCGCCCTTCCCCTTCGAGGAGTCCCCGCTCGCCGACACCCTGCGCAGCGGACGCAAGCACCGCGTGCGCGGGCAGGTGCTGTGGAACAAGGCCGGGCAGCCGGTCGCCGTCGATCTGACCACCTCCCCCGTACGGGACGGGGAGCAGCTCGTGGGCGCCGTCATGACCTTCACGGACCGCCGGCCCTACGACGCCCTGGCCGCGCGGCACGCGCAGCTGATCGCCGTCCTCGGGGACTCCTTGCGCGGACCGCTGGACGAGCTGCGCGGCGAGCTGGCGACCCTGGCCGCCGACGACGCCGGACAGCTGTGGCCCGAGGCCAACCAACTCCTGCACCACCTGGCCGCCGGGTACTCGCGGATGACCACCCTGGTGGACAACGTGCTCGGCTTCCAGCGCCTGGACTCCGGCCGCGACAAGCTCTCCAAGAAGAAGGTCCTGATCAACGGCGTGGTCACGGCCGGCGTCGACGGCGCGATCGAACTGATCGGCCCGGGTCGTGCGCAGTTCGCCGTCCACGCACCCACCATCGAGGCCGAGGTGGACGCCGAGCGGATCTCGACCGCCCTCGCGCACTTGGTCGCGGACGTCGCCGGCGTGGACGCCACCGGCAAGACCCGTCAGGGCAGCGGGTACAGCGACTCGACGATCGTGGTGGCCGCCGCGCAGCGCGGCGACGTCGTACGGATCGAGGTGCGCGGCCCCTACGAGGGCGGCAACCCGGTCCACGAGCCGATCGTCCGGGGCATCGTGGCCGCGCACGGCGGTGTGCTGCAGACGGTGGAGGTGCCGGGCGCGCCCGGCGGGGCCTACGTGCTGGAACTCCCCCTCGGCGCGGGTGCCGGGACGGTGACCCTGCCCGAGCCGCCGGAGGAACCCCCGGCGGGCACCGGCCCGGACGGCGCCGGAACGGCCGCGGGCGCCGCCCCCGGCAAGGTCTCCGGCGGCCGGCGGGCCCGGCGCGGAGTGGACGCCTTCCTGGAGGACGAGACCCCGGGCCCCGAGGCCGCGCAGGCCGGCCAGGGCGGGGGCGCGCTGGCGCTGCCCTCGGGCCGGCGACGGGCCGGCGAAGCCGCGCCGCAGGCGGGTCCCGAGCTCGCGCAGTCCCCGGTGAACCCCGCGGGCCTCGGTACCGGTCGCAGGCGCGGCCGGGCCGGTGACGACAGCGGTCAGAGCGGCGGCCCCGAGAGCCAGGGCCGCCCCGTGCAGCCGCAGGGCACCGCCATGCCCGCGCTCCCGCCCGTTCCCGCGGTGCCCCCGGTTCCGGTGACCGATCACCCCGCCGGCCGGCGGCGGGCGCTGGGTCCGGCAGGTCCGGTGCAGCCCGGCGGTCCCGTCCCGGCGACGGGGCTCGGCCCGACGCCCGCTCCGGCACGGCCCATCGCCCCCGAGGGCGGCTTCGCGCTGCCCGCCGGACCGGCCCCGGTTCCCCCCGCCGCACAGGTCCCGGCGGAAGCCGGCCCCGCCGCCGCTGCCTCCGAGGGCCAGCCCGGCCCCGACGCCGCGGCACCGGCCGGGCGCCGCGGCCGCCGCGCGCTGGGCGCCCCGGGCGCCGAGCCCGAGGCGCCGGCCGCCCCCTCCGACGCGCCCGCCGAGAACCCGACCGGGCGGCGGCGCGCGCTGTCCGGTGCTCCCGCGTGGCCGGTCCCGGCGGCCCGCACCGCTGCCGAGGACGACGGTGCCCCCGGCCAGGCCGCTGTCCCCGGAGCGCGCCAGCCGCAGGACACCCCGGCGCAGGGACAGGCCGCGCAGCCGATCAGCGTGCGCGCTCTGGGCACCCTCGGCCAGGGCATCGCCGTCGATCCCGCCGGGGCGGTCCCCGCCACCAGCTCCGGCTCCGGCCGCCGTCGCCGGCTCGCCGAGCCCAGCCCGCAGGGCCGGGCCTTCGCCATAGGGGCCCCCGAGGCGGGTTCCGACGAGGGCCCCGAGCCGCTGGACGGCCCGGGCGGTGCGGTCGAGGTGGTCAACCGGCCCGTGCCGCAGCCCGTGGACGACGAACTCCCGCCGGAGCCCCTGGACAACCCGCGCCGGCTCCTGGTGTGGCCGGCGCCCGATGTCCAGACGCAGCAGGCGCTCAGCGACCGCGGCTACCGCCCGGTGGTCGTGCACTCCCGTGAGGAGGTGGACGCGCAGATCGCCGCCTTCCCGGCCGCGCTGTTCGTCGACCCGCTGACCGGGCCGATCACCCGGACCGCCCTGCAGTCGCTGCGGCAGGCCGCCGTGGCCGCCGAGGTGCCCGTACTGGTCACGGCCGGGCTGGGGCACGCCACGCGCGAAGCGGCGTACGGCGCCGATCCGGCCGTGCTGCTCAAGGCCCTGGCACCGCGCGACAGCGAGCAGCACCCCTCCCGGGTACTGCTGATCGAGGAGCACGACGAGATCGCGACCGCGCTGACCGCGGCCCTGGAGCGGCGCGGCATGCAGGTCGCCCGCGCGGGCGCGGACACCGACGCCGTGGAGCTCGCGACACGAATGCGGCCCAACCTGGTGGTCATGGACCTGATGCAGGTGCGCCGCCGGCGGGCCGGGATCGTGGACTGGCTGCGGGCGAACGGGCAGCTGAACCGCACCCCGCTGGTCGTCTACACGGCGACCGGCATCGATCCGGCCGAACTGCCGCGTCTGGCCTCGGGCGAGAGCGTGCTCTTCCTCGCCGAGCGGGCCACCACTACGGACGTTCAGGGCCGCATCGTGGACCTGCTGGCCAAGATCGGCACCAACTAG
- a CDS encoding SMP-30/gluconolactonase/LRE family protein has translation MYEILDERFKTGRCANGDARLDRLYDDCRWAEGPLYLPAWRQLVWSDIPNDRMLRWDEATGAVSVFRSPAGHSNGNTLDREGRLISCEQGNRRVTRTEPDGSITVIADRFDGKRLNSPNDAVVRSDGSVWFSDPDFGITNDYEGHRAPGEIGACNLYRADPSTGEVRMVADGFLGPNGLVFSPDESELYAADTRAGHIRAFKVTDDGALADDRVFTTCPGIDNIRFDDEGRLWAAAMEDGVHCYAADGTLIGRLRVPEPVSNIAFGGPKNNRLFITATTSLYSLVMSVTGLPRVL, from the coding sequence TTGTACGAGATCCTGGACGAGCGCTTCAAGACCGGCCGCTGCGCCAACGGCGACGCCCGACTGGACCGGCTCTACGACGACTGCCGCTGGGCGGAAGGCCCTCTGTACCTGCCGGCCTGGCGGCAACTGGTGTGGAGCGACATCCCCAACGACCGGATGCTGCGCTGGGACGAGGCGACCGGCGCGGTCTCCGTCTTCCGCTCGCCCGCAGGGCACTCCAACGGCAACACCCTCGACCGCGAAGGCCGCCTGATCTCCTGCGAACAGGGCAACCGGCGCGTGACCCGGACCGAACCCGACGGCAGCATCACCGTCATCGCCGACCGCTTCGACGGCAAGCGGCTCAACAGCCCGAACGACGCGGTGGTCCGCTCGGACGGGTCCGTGTGGTTCTCCGACCCGGACTTCGGCATCACCAACGACTACGAGGGCCACCGCGCACCCGGCGAGATCGGAGCCTGCAACCTCTACCGGGCCGATCCCTCGACCGGCGAAGTGCGCATGGTCGCCGACGGCTTCCTCGGCCCCAACGGGCTCGTCTTCTCCCCCGACGAGAGCGAGCTGTACGCGGCGGACACCAGGGCGGGCCACATCCGCGCCTTCAAGGTCACCGACGACGGCGCCCTCGCCGACGACCGGGTCTTCACGACCTGCCCCGGCATCGACAACATCCGCTTCGACGACGAGGGCCGGTTGTGGGCGGCCGCGATGGAGGACGGCGTCCACTGCTACGCCGCGGACGGCACCCTGATCGGCCGCCTGCGCGTCCCCGAGCCCGTCTCGAACATCGCCTTCGGCGGCCCCAAGAACAACCGCCTCTTCATCACCGCCACCACCTCCCTCTACTCGCTGGTGATGTCGGTGACCGGCCTCCCCCGGGTCCTCTGA
- a CDS encoding PH domain-containing protein, protein MGLFGNAHTVDPVSAQRDYARLLGQGEQVHAAFLLIRDTILFTDRRLVLVDKQGLTGKKVEYHSVPYRSITHFSVETAGHFDLDAELKIWISGSSAPIEKTFTKGVDIYEVQAILTQFVAR, encoded by the coding sequence ATGGGACTGTTCGGGAATGCGCACACCGTCGACCCGGTGTCGGCGCAGCGGGACTACGCGCGGCTGCTGGGGCAGGGGGAGCAGGTGCACGCCGCCTTCCTGCTGATTCGGGACACGATCCTGTTCACGGACCGGCGGCTGGTGCTCGTCGACAAGCAGGGGCTCACGGGCAAGAAGGTGGAGTACCACTCCGTCCCGTACCGGAGCATCACGCACTTCTCGGTGGAGACCGCCGGCCACTTCGATCTGGACGCCGAGCTGAAGATCTGGATATCCGGCAGCTCGGCGCCGATCGAGAAGACCTTCACCAAGGGCGTCGACATCTACGAGGTGCAGGCGATCCTGACGCAGTTCGTCGCCCGGTAG
- a CDS encoding antibiotic biosynthesis monooxygenase family protein, giving the protein MTTQPVAAFEPPYVMAVFSSVRTADDTGLDELNDRMEEIVQAIPGYLGYESARNPEGLGITVAYFRDHESLTVWRENMEHQAAMKKGRADWYESYTLHVATVERSHGFVRNG; this is encoded by the coding sequence ATGACCACTCAGCCGGTGGCGGCCTTCGAACCGCCCTATGTCATGGCCGTTTTCAGCAGCGTCCGCACCGCGGACGACACCGGACTCGACGAGCTCAACGACCGGATGGAGGAGATCGTCCAGGCGATCCCCGGCTACCTCGGCTACGAGTCCGCGCGCAATCCCGAAGGCCTGGGCATCACCGTCGCCTACTTCCGGGACCACGAGTCCCTCACGGTGTGGCGCGAGAACATGGAGCACCAGGCGGCCATGAAGAAGGGCCGCGCCGACTGGTACGAGAGCTACACCCTGCATGTCGCGACCGTCGAGCGGAGCCACGGCTTTGTCCGCAACGGCTGA
- a CDS encoding sensor histidine kinase, which yields MARRRSRPPGGRRPWSLRTRLVVSAVALIAVVGAAIGTVTTLALRSYLVTQLDEQLDTSMRMAARVPGGKAAREGGAGFVMAPGSPLDAVGIRLDHNGAVVASARNTRGEEWSPDQVPPSLTEAQSTALAQAAQASQTSQKAVQGSPGRAVGAEVPGLGSYRVLASPDRAVVLAYPLSEVDSTVRTLVGVEACVTLAGLIAASLAGQALVGVALRPLRRVAATATRVSELPLHKGEPALHERVPDAEANPRTEVGQVGAAINRMLGHVSSALTARQQSEMRVRQFVADASHELRTPLASIRGYAELTRRGREEPGPDTRHALGRIESEATRMTGLVEDLLLLARLDAGRPLSTADTETDLAPLVIDAVSDARAAGPDHHWRLNLPEEPASVRADAARIQQVLVNLLANARTHTPPGTTVTAHVSRETSAVRLRIEDDGPGIAPELLPRVFERFARGDASRSRAAGSTGLGLAIVQAVVTAHGGSVGVQSEPGQTRFEVVLPIAGATGAAAPDSQTGHRLSTLR from the coding sequence GTGGCACGGCGCAGGAGCCGGCCACCGGGCGGGCGCCGGCCCTGGTCGCTGCGGACCCGGCTCGTCGTCTCGGCGGTGGCCCTGATCGCCGTGGTGGGAGCGGCCATCGGAACCGTCACCACCCTCGCGCTGCGCTCGTACCTGGTCACCCAGCTCGACGAGCAGCTGGACACGTCCATGCGGATGGCCGCCCGGGTACCCGGCGGGAAGGCGGCCCGGGAGGGCGGCGCGGGCTTCGTCATGGCCCCCGGCAGCCCGCTGGACGCCGTGGGGATCCGCCTGGACCACAACGGCGCGGTCGTGGCCAGCGCCCGCAACACCCGCGGCGAGGAATGGTCTCCCGACCAGGTGCCGCCGTCCCTCACCGAAGCCCAGAGCACGGCCCTCGCCCAGGCTGCCCAGGCTTCCCAGACCTCCCAGAAGGCCGTGCAGGGCTCGCCCGGGCGAGCGGTGGGTGCGGAGGTGCCGGGCCTGGGCAGCTACCGGGTGCTCGCCTCCCCGGACCGGGCGGTCGTCCTCGCCTATCCGCTCAGCGAGGTCGACTCCACCGTCCGCACCCTGGTCGGGGTCGAGGCCTGCGTCACCCTGGCCGGGCTGATCGCCGCCTCGCTCGCCGGGCAGGCCCTGGTCGGGGTTGCGCTGCGCCCGCTGCGCCGGGTCGCCGCCACCGCCACCCGGGTCTCCGAACTCCCCCTGCACAAGGGCGAGCCCGCGCTCCACGAACGGGTCCCGGACGCCGAGGCCAACCCCCGCACCGAGGTGGGACAGGTCGGCGCCGCCATCAACCGGATGCTCGGCCACGTCTCCTCCGCCCTCACGGCGCGTCAGCAGAGCGAGATGCGGGTGCGGCAGTTCGTCGCCGACGCCAGCCACGAACTGCGTACGCCGCTGGCCTCCATCCGCGGTTACGCCGAACTCACCCGCCGGGGCCGCGAGGAGCCCGGCCCCGACACCCGGCACGCCCTGGGCCGGATCGAGTCCGAGGCCACCCGGATGACCGGCCTGGTCGAGGACCTGCTCCTGCTGGCCCGGCTCGACGCGGGCCGCCCGCTGTCCACCGCCGATACCGAAACCGACCTCGCCCCGCTCGTCATCGACGCCGTCAGCGACGCCCGGGCCGCCGGGCCAGATCACCACTGGCGCCTGAACCTGCCCGAAGAGCCCGCTTCCGTACGCGCCGACGCGGCCCGCATCCAGCAGGTGCTGGTGAACCTGCTCGCCAACGCCCGTACGCACACACCGCCCGGCACCACCGTCACCGCCCATGTTTCACGTGAAACATCCGCCGTCCGGCTGCGCATCGAGGACGACGGGCCCGGCATCGCGCCCGAGCTGCTCCCCCGCGTCTTCGAGCGCTTCGCCCGCGGGGACGCCTCCCGCTCCCGTGCCGCCGGTTCCACGGGCCTAGGGCTGGCCATCGTCCAGGCCGTGGTCACGGCCCACGGCGGGAGCGTCGGCGTGCAGAGCGAGCCGGGACAGACCCGCTTCGAGGTCGTCCTGCCGATCGCCGGGGCGACCGGAGCGGCGGCTCCGGACTCACAGACGGGCCACAGGCTCAGCACACTGAGGTGA
- a CDS encoding DUF2797 domain-containing protein, producing MTWWCTGIRWKGSAPVIGWYGQGRGERVSTPAYGQRLAFVARGERHCLGVWRAGKRTPCPASAIVPGRGGSAQCPECARLDRSFSVAADTNAADPRTYRVYLAWFGPGMVKVGITAEERGSARLLEQGAMSWTWLGRGPLMATRRTEELLRSALGVPDRIAYARKRAVRAHLPGAPERAREVTELHGRAAALAGWPESLERLGCEVADHAAVFGMDGWEGLPAPDRVVAEMAADRAVVGRLVGAAGPDLHFEDGLVVDTRLLAGWELAAPDEGAVTSVPVAQIPSAAALPMEQDGLF from the coding sequence GTGACCTGGTGGTGCACCGGAATCCGGTGGAAGGGCTCCGCCCCGGTCATCGGCTGGTACGGCCAGGGGCGCGGCGAGCGCGTGAGCACGCCGGCGTACGGGCAGCGGCTGGCCTTCGTCGCGCGCGGGGAGCGGCACTGCCTGGGCGTGTGGAGGGCCGGGAAGCGGACCCCCTGTCCGGCGTCCGCCATCGTTCCCGGCCGCGGAGGCAGTGCGCAGTGTCCCGAATGCGCGCGCCTCGACCGGTCGTTCTCCGTTGCCGCCGACACCAACGCCGCCGATCCTCGGACCTACCGGGTCTATCTGGCCTGGTTCGGGCCCGGCATGGTCAAGGTCGGGATCACTGCCGAGGAGCGCGGCTCGGCCCGGCTGCTGGAGCAGGGGGCGATGTCGTGGACCTGGCTGGGACGCGGGCCGCTGATGGCCACCCGGCGTACCGAGGAGCTGTTGCGGTCGGCGCTCGGGGTGCCCGACCGGATCGCGTACGCGCGCAAGCGCGCCGTGCGGGCACATCTGCCCGGTGCGCCGGAGCGGGCGCGGGAGGTCACCGAGCTGCACGGCCGGGCGGCGGCGCTGGCAGGCTGGCCGGAGTCCCTGGAGCGGCTGGGGTGCGAAGTAGCCGATCACGCGGCGGTGTTCGGGATGGACGGCTGGGAGGGGCTCCCGGCTCCGGACCGGGTGGTCGCGGAGATGGCGGCCGACCGGGCCGTCGTGGGGCGGCTGGTCGGCGCCGCCGGGCCCGACCTGCACTTCGAGGACGGGCTCGTGGTCGATACCCGCCTGCTGGCGGGCTGGGAGCTCGCCGCCCCGGACGAGGGGGCGGTGACCTCGGTGCCGGTGGCGCAGATCCCGTCCGCGGCCGCCCTTCCCATGGAGCAGGACGGGCTGTTCTGA